From one Bordetella genomosp. 9 genomic stretch:
- a CDS encoding DODA-type extradiol aromatic ring-opening family dioxygenase yields the protein MTTTATPAAPRMPVYFLSHGGGPWPYMQGQMRERYAVLERSLRDIPAQLPAPPKAILVVSGHWEEPELTVSSSPRPGMIYDYYGFPDYLYHISYPAPGSPELAERVRKLLTDAGWPAHSDPDRGYDHGTFSMLAPMYPQADVPVVQLSMMADMDPARHIAAGQALAPLRDEGVLILGSGLSYHNLRNWGPGAAAPSAAFDAWLRDALLDATPQARRQALTQWEQAPGARQAHPREDHLIPLMVVLGAAGDDPATRIYSEEFMGAIAVSSYRFGADRTSSRVDLPAAA from the coding sequence ATGACGACCACCGCCACCCCGGCCGCCCCCCGCATGCCCGTCTATTTCCTGTCGCATGGCGGCGGGCCCTGGCCCTACATGCAAGGCCAGATGCGCGAGCGCTATGCGGTGCTGGAGCGATCGCTGCGGGACATACCCGCGCAACTGCCCGCGCCGCCCAAGGCGATCCTGGTGGTGTCGGGCCATTGGGAAGAACCGGAGCTGACCGTGTCGTCCTCGCCCCGGCCCGGGATGATCTACGACTACTACGGTTTCCCGGATTACCTGTATCACATCAGCTATCCCGCCCCCGGTTCGCCCGAATTGGCCGAACGGGTGCGCAAGCTGTTGACCGATGCGGGCTGGCCGGCGCACAGCGATCCGGACAGGGGCTACGACCATGGCACCTTCAGCATGCTGGCGCCCATGTACCCACAGGCGGATGTTCCCGTTGTGCAGCTGTCCATGATGGCGGACATGGACCCCGCGCGCCACATCGCGGCGGGCCAGGCCCTGGCGCCGCTGCGCGACGAAGGCGTACTGATCCTGGGCAGCGGCCTGAGCTATCACAACCTGCGCAACTGGGGGCCGGGCGCGGCCGCGCCGTCGGCGGCCTTCGATGCATGGTTGCGCGATGCGCTGCTTGATGCAACGCCGCAAGCACGGCGCCAGGCGCTGACGCAATGGGAGCAGGCGCCCGGCGCACGCCAGGCGCATCCCCGCGAGGATCACCTGATCCCGCTCATGGTGGTGCTGGGCGCCGCCGGGGACGATCCGGCCACGCGCATCTACAGCGAGGAATTCATGGGCGCCATCGCGGTGTCCAGCTACCGCTTCGGCGCGGACCGCACGTCCAGCCGCGTCGACCTGCCGGCCGCCGCATAA
- a CDS encoding alpha/beta fold hydrolase, whose product MSLRGLLARPLAGLFVLSVFSALAAAVASPAMAAPDAAPSAVPSAAPAAKPPLVLEDEGSFFVGGRERASETLSLTQKYDPRGTVTVDQMYVQYQVPVNAKPYSITLIHGCCLTGKTWETTPDGRMGWNQYFVRKGYATYTIDQAGRGRSATDISGINAVHLGKAAPDSLPAVFAAGHEAAWTIFRFGPKYPEAYADTQFPVQAQAELWQQMVPDWLTALPTPNPTVADLSKLAIKLKGTVLMSHSQSGIYPFQTAALNKTGVAGIVAVEPGECPKVEEARALVGIPILVVFGDHVQESSRWAPRFKACQDFIAAFTSAGGTGEFMSLPAMGIHGNSHMMMQDRNNLQVADLILGWIDRNVEGAGRTASAAAATPPTAGNGNGNAGGTDAARHHVLVQAAPDVRIDVIEEGAGRPLVLLPSRGRGAEDFDDVARRLAGEGYRVLRPQPRGIGQSTGPMDNITLHDLANDVAAVIRDQVREPVVIVGHAFGNWVARTASVDHPELVRGVVILAAAAKQYPPGLSEHVDRSGDLSLPDAERLKSLQYAFFAPGHDASVWLTGWYPRVNESERLAGKATRQSDWWSGGSAPMLDLQAGDDPFKPAATRTEVKDEFGDRVTMVVIPGAGHALVPESPAAVVDAIARWERSLPSQQ is encoded by the coding sequence ATGTCCTTGCGTGGATTGCTAGCCAGGCCGCTCGCCGGCCTGTTCGTCCTGTCGGTTTTTTCCGCACTGGCCGCTGCCGTCGCGTCGCCCGCCATGGCGGCCCCGGATGCCGCGCCCAGTGCGGTCCCCAGTGCCGCGCCCGCCGCCAAGCCCCCGCTGGTCCTGGAAGACGAAGGCAGCTTCTTCGTCGGCGGCCGCGAACGGGCTTCGGAAACCCTGTCCTTGACGCAGAAATACGATCCGCGCGGCACCGTCACGGTGGACCAGATGTACGTGCAATACCAGGTCCCCGTGAACGCCAAACCCTATTCGATCACGCTGATCCATGGCTGCTGCCTGACCGGCAAGACCTGGGAAACCACGCCCGACGGCAGGATGGGCTGGAACCAGTACTTCGTGCGCAAGGGCTACGCCACCTACACCATCGACCAGGCCGGCCGCGGCCGGTCGGCGACGGATATCTCGGGCATCAACGCCGTGCACCTGGGCAAGGCCGCGCCCGACAGCCTGCCGGCGGTGTTCGCGGCCGGGCATGAAGCGGCCTGGACCATTTTCCGCTTCGGTCCGAAGTACCCCGAGGCCTACGCGGACACGCAGTTTCCCGTGCAGGCGCAGGCCGAACTCTGGCAGCAGATGGTGCCCGATTGGCTGACCGCCTTGCCCACGCCCAACCCGACGGTCGCCGACCTGTCCAAGCTGGCGATCAAGCTGAAGGGCACGGTGCTGATGAGCCACTCACAGTCGGGCATCTATCCGTTCCAGACCGCGGCGTTGAACAAGACGGGCGTGGCGGGCATCGTCGCCGTCGAGCCCGGCGAGTGCCCCAAGGTCGAAGAAGCCCGGGCGCTGGTGGGCATTCCCATCCTGGTCGTCTTCGGCGACCACGTGCAGGAGTCCAGCCGCTGGGCGCCGCGCTTCAAGGCCTGCCAGGACTTCATCGCCGCGTTTACGTCCGCGGGCGGCACGGGTGAGTTCATGAGCCTGCCGGCCATGGGCATACACGGCAACTCGCACATGATGATGCAGGACAGGAACAACCTGCAGGTCGCCGACCTGATCCTGGGATGGATAGACCGCAATGTGGAAGGGGCAGGGCGCACGGCGTCCGCTGCCGCCGCCACGCCGCCCACTGCCGGCAATGGCAATGGCAATGCCGGCGGCACGGACGCCGCGCGCCATCATGTGCTGGTGCAAGCCGCGCCCGACGTCCGTATAGACGTGATCGAGGAAGGCGCCGGCCGTCCGCTGGTGCTGCTGCCATCGCGCGGCCGCGGCGCGGAGGATTTCGACGACGTCGCGCGCCGGCTCGCGGGCGAGGGCTACCGCGTCCTGCGCCCGCAACCACGCGGCATCGGCCAGAGCACGGGCCCGATGGACAACATCACCCTGCACGACCTCGCCAACGACGTCGCGGCGGTCATCCGGGACCAGGTGCGTGAACCCGTGGTGATCGTCGGCCATGCCTTCGGCAACTGGGTCGCGCGCACCGCCAGCGTCGACCATCCGGAACTGGTGCGCGGCGTGGTCATCCTGGCGGCCGCCGCCAAGCAGTATCCGCCCGGCCTGAGCGAACACGTCGACCGCAGCGGCGACCTGTCGCTGCCCGACGCCGAGCGCCTGAAGTCCCTGCAGTACGCCTTCTTCGCGCCCGGCCATGACGCCAGCGTCTGGCTGACCGGATGGTATCCACGCGTCAATGAAAGCGAACGCCTGGCCGGCAAGGCGACCAGGCAATCGGATTGGTGGTCAGGCGGCAGCGCGCCGATGCTAGACTTGCAGGCGGGCGACGATCCCTTCAAACCGGCCGCCACGCGCACTGAAGTCAAGGACGAATTCGGCGACCGCGTAACCATGGTCGTCATCCCCGGCGCGGGCCACGCGCTGGTACCGGAAAGCCCGGCAGCGGTCGTGGATGCGATCGCCAGGTGGGAAAGGTCGCTGCCGTCCCAGCAATGA
- a CDS encoding PqiB family protein has protein sequence MAQENDTGDGPAIGAPTVTRKARRISWIWAVPVVALLAGAGLVLRAWLETGPTITITFRTADGLEAGKTQIRYKEVNVGQIDGIRLADDRSHVIATARLAKEAASLAQQGTNFWVVRPRLGFSGVSGLGTLFSGAYIGVDAPAKPVAGHPRTDFIGLETPPEVLQDRPGRRFNLQAATLGSLDIGSPVYYRRIAVGQVIGYQLNGDGRHVDVQVFVDAPNDRFVNEATRFWNASGVDLSIDAQGLQVRTQSILAVALGGLAFEDFGGGDGTAAGSPDRRFPIYVNEQAARAKPDGTPLAVRLRFSQSVRGLSVGAPIDFHGIVLGQVDAIDMRFDRAGAQFYPVISATIFPDRLGPVAQVVHEYAGPDPRHPSGRLLAQLIERGVRAQLRTGNLLTGQLYVALDEFPRAPPVAFAMSIPVDIPTVPNNLDQLQQQLASIAAKIEKIPFDRIGDDLRATLSSANRLMTRLDRQVAPEAQAALRQATRAMSQIAALMGTDGGPVADLQRTLNELGRTARSLRALSDYLQSNPEALLRGRSPDPAASNRRPAEVP, from the coding sequence ATGGCGCAGGAAAACGATACCGGCGACGGGCCGGCCATCGGCGCACCCACGGTCACGCGGAAAGCGCGCCGGATATCCTGGATATGGGCCGTGCCGGTCGTCGCATTGCTCGCGGGCGCCGGGCTCGTGTTGCGCGCCTGGCTGGAGACCGGCCCGACCATCACGATCACCTTCCGGACGGCCGACGGGCTGGAGGCCGGCAAGACGCAGATCCGCTACAAGGAAGTGAACGTCGGCCAGATCGACGGTATCCGTCTGGCCGACGATCGTTCGCATGTGATCGCCACGGCCAGGCTCGCGAAAGAAGCGGCGTCGCTGGCGCAGCAGGGCACGAACTTCTGGGTGGTGCGCCCGCGCCTTGGATTCAGCGGCGTATCGGGACTGGGCACGCTGTTTTCCGGCGCGTACATCGGCGTGGACGCGCCCGCGAAGCCCGTGGCCGGACATCCCAGGACCGACTTCATCGGCCTGGAGACGCCGCCCGAAGTCCTGCAGGACAGGCCCGGCCGCAGATTCAACCTGCAGGCGGCGACGCTGGGCTCGCTGGACATCGGATCGCCCGTGTACTACCGGCGCATCGCGGTCGGCCAGGTCATCGGCTACCAGCTGAACGGCGATGGCCGGCACGTCGACGTGCAGGTCTTCGTCGACGCGCCCAACGACCGCTTCGTCAATGAGGCGACACGCTTCTGGAATGCCAGCGGCGTGGATCTTTCCATCGATGCGCAAGGCTTGCAGGTGCGCACGCAGTCGATCCTGGCGGTCGCGCTGGGCGGCCTGGCCTTCGAAGACTTCGGCGGCGGGGATGGCACTGCGGCCGGTTCACCCGACCGACGCTTTCCCATCTACGTCAACGAGCAGGCGGCCCGCGCGAAACCCGACGGCACGCCGCTCGCGGTGCGATTGAGGTTCAGCCAGTCGGTGCGCGGCTTGAGCGTGGGCGCGCCCATCGATTTCCATGGCATCGTGCTGGGCCAGGTCGACGCGATCGACATGCGGTTCGATCGCGCGGGCGCGCAGTTCTATCCGGTGATCAGCGCGACGATATTCCCCGACAGGCTGGGCCCGGTCGCCCAGGTGGTGCACGAATACGCCGGTCCGGATCCCCGGCATCCCAGCGGCAGGCTGCTTGCCCAACTGATCGAGCGCGGCGTGCGCGCGCAGCTGCGCACCGGCAATCTCCTGACCGGGCAGCTCTACGTGGCCCTGGACGAGTTTCCGCGGGCGCCGCCGGTTGCTTTCGCCATGTCCATACCGGTGGACATCCCCACGGTGCCGAACAACCTGGACCAGCTCCAGCAGCAGCTTGCCAGCATCGCGGCGAAGATCGAGAAGATTCCCTTCGACCGCATCGGCGACGACCTGCGCGCGACCCTGTCCAGTGCGAACCGCCTGATGACCAGGCTGGATCGCCAGGTCGCGCCCGAGGCCCAGGCGGCCCTGCGCCAGGCCACGCGCGCCATGAGCCAGATCGCGGCCCTGATGGGCACGGATGGCGGCCCCGTCGCCGACCTGCAGCGCACCTTGAATGAACTGGGCCGCACGGCACGCTCGCTGCGCGCCCTGTCGGACTACCTGCAGAGCAATCCGGAAGCCTTGTTGCGCGGCCGCTCGCCCGACCCGGCCGCCAGCAACCGGCGGCCGGCCGAGGTCCCGTGA
- a CDS encoding ATP-binding protein — protein sequence MGPIDDREARVVVYAPIGRDGPASAALLHRSGLDVEVSASMERVLSSVSQGVAAVCVTEEALFGAHLQAMSEWVYAQPAWSDLPFVVLTSRVQQPAVAAWRQKMVAALRNVSLLERPVQAITLTSAVHAAVRARMRQYETRALLREQEEAAAILEDTVRARTMELEAANAQLRQQMTERARVEETLRHAQKMEALGQLTGGVAHDFNNLLMVISGGLQMFDRQADPNRRARLMQAMQQAVERGAGLTRQLLAFARRQPLQAEPVDLVRQIDGMREMLDRSLRGDIKVGLRLPAGLWPVEVDPGELELVLLNLAVNARDAMPTGGTIEIRAENMPAVDDGVLKGDFVGLSVVDTGTGMTEEVKARVFEPFFTTKDVGKGSGLGLAQAYGFARQSGGDVRIYTQLGRGTTVRLLLPRCLKPLSDAQPVAGNAVDAAPSCAHVLVVEDDDGVAALVGEMMAQLGFEATRVASPAAALGALADGRRIDVVFSDIMMPGGMSGLELVREIRARRFALPIVLTTGFMGQEARAAESDGIPLLPKPYRLEDLGSVLRTVLSGCNAPANALAGRSRSTMS from the coding sequence ATGGGGCCGATTGACGATCGCGAGGCGCGTGTCGTCGTCTATGCCCCCATCGGGCGGGACGGACCGGCATCGGCCGCGCTGCTGCACCGGTCCGGACTGGATGTCGAAGTGAGCGCCAGCATGGAGAGAGTCCTCTCCAGCGTGTCGCAAGGCGTGGCGGCCGTGTGCGTGACCGAAGAGGCCCTGTTCGGCGCGCACCTCCAGGCCATGTCGGAATGGGTATACGCGCAGCCCGCATGGTCGGACCTGCCCTTCGTCGTGCTGACCAGCCGCGTCCAGCAACCCGCGGTGGCGGCATGGCGGCAGAAGATGGTCGCGGCCTTGCGCAACGTCTCCTTGCTGGAGCGTCCCGTCCAGGCCATCACGCTGACCAGCGCCGTGCACGCGGCGGTGCGCGCGCGCATGCGGCAATACGAGACGCGGGCGCTGCTGCGCGAACAGGAAGAGGCCGCCGCCATACTGGAAGACACCGTGCGTGCCCGCACCATGGAACTGGAGGCCGCCAATGCCCAGCTGCGCCAGCAGATGACGGAACGCGCCCGGGTCGAGGAAACGCTGCGCCACGCGCAGAAGATGGAAGCGCTGGGCCAGCTCACGGGCGGCGTGGCGCACGACTTCAACAACCTGCTGATGGTGATCTCCGGCGGCCTGCAGATGTTCGACCGCCAGGCCGATCCGAACCGCCGCGCGCGCCTGATGCAGGCCATGCAGCAAGCCGTCGAACGGGGCGCGGGACTGACGCGCCAGTTGCTGGCGTTCGCGCGCCGGCAGCCGCTGCAAGCGGAACCGGTCGACCTGGTGCGGCAGATCGACGGGATGCGCGAGATGCTGGATCGCAGCCTGCGGGGCGACATCAAGGTCGGGCTGCGGCTGCCGGCCGGCCTGTGGCCGGTGGAAGTCGATCCTGGCGAACTGGAACTGGTCCTGCTCAATCTGGCGGTCAACGCCCGCGACGCCATGCCCACGGGCGGCACCATTGAAATCCGCGCCGAGAATATGCCCGCGGTGGACGACGGCGTCCTCAAGGGCGATTTCGTCGGCCTGTCCGTCGTCGATACCGGGACCGGGATGACCGAGGAAGTGAAGGCCCGCGTCTTCGAGCCCTTCTTCACCACCAAGGACGTCGGCAAAGGCTCCGGCCTGGGCCTGGCGCAGGCCTACGGGTTCGCGCGCCAATCGGGCGGCGACGTGCGGATATACACGCAGCTGGGCCGGGGCACCACCGTCCGGCTGTTGCTGCCGCGCTGCCTCAAGCCGCTGTCCGATGCGCAACCCGTGGCGGGCAACGCGGTCGACGCGGCACCATCGTGCGCCCACGTGCTCGTCGTCGAGGACGACGACGGAGTCGCGGCGCTGGTGGGCGAGATGATGGCGCAGCTGGGTTTCGAAGCCACCCGCGTCGCCAGTCCCGCCGCGGCGCTGGGCGCGCTGGCGGACGGCCGCCGTATCGACGTGGTGTTTTCCGACATCATGATGCCGGGCGGGATGAGCGGGCTGGAGCTCGTGCGCGAGATACGCGCCCGCCGCTTCGCCCTGCCCATCGTGCTGACCACCGGCTTCATGGGCCAGGAAGCACGCGCGGCGGAAAGCGACGGCATCCCGCTGCTGCCCAAGCCGTATCGGCTCGAGGACCTGGGCAGCGTGCTGCGCACGGTGCTGAGTGGATGCAACGCGCCCGCCAATGCCCTGGCCGGCCGCTCCAGGTCCACCATGTCCTGA
- a CDS encoding ATPase domain-containing protein produces MGDKNSVDFENEDSMRISTGSVGLDDILGGGLDRYRMYLYEGNPGTGKTTIAMQFLLEGARQGERVLYIALSETRQELALVAKRHGWTLDGIDVFELVPQEGTLDPERELTVLHPAEVELNETTKLIVDQVEAINPSRVVLDSLSELRMLAQTPLRYRRQVLALKHFFSSRQCTVILLDDLSSDSVDLQLHSISHGVLSLEQLAIDYGAQRRRLRVVKMRGIDFRGGYHDFTIKKGGLAVYPRLVAAEHHTPYAQGQISSGNGELDELLGGGLERGTNALLVGSAGIGKSSVALSYAIAATQRGEHAVVYAFDEGRGTLEARARSLGMGIDSAFDSGLLRVQQIDPAELSPGEFAALVRHDVEVDGARTVVIDSLNGYLNAMPDGRFLILQMHELLTFLGQQGVNTILVLAQHGLMGTADTPLDISYLSDCVLMLRYFEHAGTVRRAISVVKKRAGRHEHTIREFRLGAGGIHLGPPLSAFSGIFAGTPSYNGDSLPLMQGMLDGAD; encoded by the coding sequence ATGGGTGATAAGAATAGCGTCGACTTTGAAAACGAAGACAGCATGCGGATATCCACCGGCAGCGTGGGCCTGGACGATATCCTGGGCGGCGGCCTGGACCGCTATCGCATGTATCTCTATGAAGGCAATCCCGGCACCGGCAAGACCACCATCGCCATGCAATTCCTGCTGGAAGGTGCCCGCCAGGGCGAGCGTGTGCTCTACATTGCGCTGTCGGAAACCCGGCAGGAGCTCGCACTGGTCGCGAAGCGCCACGGCTGGACGCTGGACGGTATCGATGTCTTCGAGCTCGTGCCCCAGGAAGGCACGCTGGATCCCGAGCGCGAGCTCACCGTCCTGCACCCCGCCGAAGTCGAGCTGAACGAAACCACCAAGCTGATCGTCGACCAGGTCGAGGCCATCAACCCGTCGCGGGTGGTGCTGGACAGCCTCTCCGAGCTGCGCATGCTGGCCCAGACGCCGCTGCGCTACCGCAGGCAGGTGCTGGCGCTGAAGCATTTCTTCTCCAGCCGCCAATGCACGGTCATCCTCCTGGACGACCTATCGTCGGATTCCGTGGACCTGCAGCTGCACTCGATTTCGCACGGCGTGCTGTCGCTGGAGCAGCTTGCCATCGATTACGGCGCCCAGCGGCGGCGGCTGCGCGTGGTCAAGATGCGCGGCATCGATTTCCGCGGCGGCTATCACGATTTCACCATCAAGAAAGGCGGACTGGCCGTTTATCCGCGACTGGTGGCGGCGGAGCACCATACGCCCTATGCGCAGGGACAGATCTCCAGCGGCAACGGCGAGCTGGACGAGCTCCTGGGCGGCGGGCTGGAGCGCGGCACCAACGCCCTGCTGGTGGGCTCGGCCGGCATCGGCAAGTCGTCGGTCGCGCTGTCGTACGCGATTGCCGCGACGCAACGGGGCGAGCATGCGGTCGTCTATGCCTTCGACGAAGGACGCGGCACGCTGGAAGCGCGCGCCAGAAGCCTGGGCATGGGCATCGACAGCGCGTTCGACAGCGGCCTGCTGCGCGTGCAGCAGATCGATCCCGCCGAGCTCTCGCCGGGCGAATTCGCCGCGCTCGTGCGGCATGACGTCGAGGTAGACGGCGCCCGCACCGTGGTGATCGACAGCCTGAACGGCTATCTGAACGCGATGCCGGACGGCCGCTTCCTGATCCTGCAGATGCACGAATTGCTCACCTTCCTGGGGCAGCAAGGCGTGAACACCATCCTGGTCCTGGCGCAGCACGGACTGATGGGCACGGCCGACACGCCGCTGGACATCAGCTATCTGAGCGACTGTGTCCTGATGCTGCGGTACTTCGAACACGCGGGCACCGTGCGCCGCGCCATATCGGTGGTCAAGAAGCGCGCGGGCCGGCATGAGCACACGATACGGGAGTTCCGGCTGGGCGCCGGGGGTATCCATCTGGGCCCGCCCCTGAGCGCGTTCAGCGGCATCTTCGCCGGCACGCCGAGTTACAACGGCGACAGTCTTCCTCTGATGCAAGGCATGCTCGATGGGGCCGATTGA
- a CDS encoding zinc-binding metallopeptidase family protein, producing the protein MESNPADEGLVTPRAYHCACGHRIFFRNSQCLACRRPLGYVPSRLRLFPLRPGPQVDTWRIIGDPDDIGTVYRRCENFGLAAACNWLVEPEDGAYRNLCRACRLNRTIPDLSVARNLPLWQSMEAAKRRLVSQLIGLGLPVASKVSEDPARGLAFDFLTSIPGQPRVLTGHDDGIITINLEEADDAVRERVRIQMREPYRTLLGHFRHEVGHYYWQRLVVGTPWEAPCRVLFGDERQDYAAALQANYDQGPPLDWPQHYVSAYASIHPFEDWAETWAHYLHLRDTLDTAESYGIASATSDEEITGFHAADLWWPDAPNAEAFLDMLKRWIGTTWVMNEMSRAMGLRDFYPFVLPRPAVAKLHFIHCVIFDPSGAGIPTAGQGG; encoded by the coding sequence ATGGAATCCAATCCCGCGGACGAAGGTCTCGTGACACCGCGCGCTTACCATTGCGCGTGCGGGCACCGGATTTTCTTCCGCAACAGCCAGTGCCTGGCATGCAGGCGGCCGCTGGGCTATGTGCCGTCCCGGCTGCGCCTTTTCCCGCTGCGGCCTGGCCCGCAGGTGGACACTTGGCGCATCATCGGCGACCCGGACGATATCGGCACGGTCTATCGGCGCTGCGAGAATTTCGGATTGGCGGCCGCCTGCAACTGGTTGGTCGAACCGGAAGACGGCGCCTACCGCAACCTGTGCCGCGCCTGCCGGCTGAATCGCACGATTCCCGACCTGTCCGTCGCGCGCAACCTGCCGCTATGGCAGAGCATGGAGGCCGCCAAGCGCAGGCTGGTGTCGCAGTTGATCGGCCTGGGCCTGCCGGTGGCGTCCAAGGTATCCGAAGACCCGGCGCGCGGCCTGGCCTTCGACTTCCTGACCAGCATCCCGGGCCAGCCGCGCGTGTTGACCGGGCATGACGACGGCATCATCACCATCAATCTGGAAGAGGCCGACGACGCGGTGCGCGAACGCGTCCGCATCCAGATGCGCGAACCCTACCGCACGCTGCTGGGCCACTTCCGCCACGAGGTCGGCCACTACTACTGGCAGCGCCTGGTCGTGGGCACGCCCTGGGAAGCGCCGTGCCGCGTCCTGTTCGGCGACGAGCGCCAGGACTATGCCGCCGCGCTCCAGGCCAATTACGACCAGGGACCGCCACTGGACTGGCCCCAGCATTACGTCAGCGCGTACGCCAGCATCCATCCCTTCGAGGACTGGGCCGAAACCTGGGCGCACTACCTGCATCTGCGCGACACCCTGGACACCGCGGAAAGCTATGGCATCGCGTCCGCGACGTCAGACGAGGAAATCACCGGCTTTCACGCGGCGGACCTCTGGTGGCCGGACGCGCCGAACGCGGAAGCGTTCCTCGACATGCTGAAGCGCTGGATAGGCACGACCTGGGTCATGAACGAAATGTCGCGGGCAATGGGCCTGCGAGATTTCTATCCCTTCGTGCTGCCGCGGCCGGCCGTGGCCAAGCTGCACTTCATCCACTGTGTCATCTTCGACCCGTCCGGCGCCGGGATCCCGACGGCGGGGCAGGGCGGCTAG
- a CDS encoding VRR-NUC domain-containing protein yields the protein MPAAILPRLDPGSPDIRYYYLRNFRFALDWILARYDDVLGEEERGFIAAFAAMPRPAQALMTRMLMRRGPVFRGSTLRYDEIGCPVAASRDLVAQGWVNDAPVLPLEDAARLLRRAELLRLLPADMRRPALSKAGMVEWLRLNAASPRAWTEWDDSGDFAIGIRVAPLIDRLRLMFFGNLRQAWSEFIVADLGIVQYERVAFPDSARAFHTRADVDAYLWLHERRQRLEDGTQSAAALLEEILPASFVSPWLRHRHAKLRFLIGRQLERQADWDLACRAYDGCGHPEARQRYARVLELQERHAEALRFALQATRAPLNETEAQSLARLVARQERRLGLPRAREPAARDIPVDVLTLPHPAQPRAVEHIVREHLDAPQAPAFYVENTLINSLFGLLCWEAVFQPLPGAFFHPFQRGPADLHAPDFHARRGDAFGARLARLDDGSYKRAILATFEAKMGIQSPFVFWGALDHALLALALDCIPVAHLKAWFTRILRDVASNTSGLPDLIRFFPARHAYELVEVKGPGDRLQDNQRRWMAYNAAHGVPVRVCRVRWLSPPA from the coding sequence ATGCCCGCCGCGATCCTGCCCAGGCTCGACCCTGGATCTCCCGATATCCGCTACTACTACCTGCGCAATTTCCGCTTCGCGCTGGACTGGATACTTGCCCGCTACGACGACGTGCTGGGCGAGGAAGAACGCGGTTTCATCGCGGCCTTCGCCGCCATGCCGCGGCCGGCCCAGGCGCTGATGACCCGCATGCTGATGCGCCGGGGACCGGTGTTCCGGGGCAGCACCCTGCGCTATGACGAAATAGGCTGCCCCGTGGCGGCTTCGCGCGACCTGGTGGCGCAAGGGTGGGTGAATGATGCACCCGTATTGCCGCTGGAGGACGCCGCCAGGCTGCTCCGGCGAGCCGAGCTGTTGCGGCTTTTGCCGGCCGACATGCGCCGCCCGGCGTTGAGCAAGGCGGGGATGGTGGAGTGGCTGCGGCTGAACGCCGCGTCGCCGCGCGCCTGGACGGAATGGGACGACAGCGGCGACTTCGCCATCGGCATCCGCGTGGCGCCGCTGATCGACCGCCTGCGCCTGATGTTCTTCGGCAACCTGCGCCAGGCGTGGTCGGAGTTCATCGTGGCGGACCTGGGGATCGTGCAATACGAGCGCGTGGCCTTTCCCGATTCCGCGCGTGCCTTCCACACGCGCGCGGACGTCGACGCCTATCTCTGGCTGCACGAACGCAGGCAGCGGCTCGAGGACGGCACGCAATCCGCCGCGGCGCTGCTGGAGGAAATCCTGCCCGCGTCCTTCGTATCCCCTTGGCTGCGCCACCGCCACGCCAAGCTGCGGTTCCTGATCGGACGGCAGCTGGAACGGCAGGCCGATTGGGATCTGGCGTGCCGGGCCTACGACGGCTGCGGCCATCCCGAAGCGCGCCAGCGATACGCGCGGGTGCTGGAGCTGCAAGAGCGCCACGCGGAAGCGCTGCGGTTCGCCCTGCAGGCCACGCGCGCGCCGCTCAACGAAACCGAAGCGCAATCGCTCGCCCGCCTGGTTGCCCGCCAGGAGCGCCGGCTGGGCCTGCCGCGCGCCAGGGAGCCGGCCGCGCGGGACATACCGGTCGACGTGCTGACGCTACCGCATCCGGCTCAGCCGCGCGCGGTCGAACACATCGTGCGCGAGCATCTGGACGCGCCGCAGGCCCCGGCCTTTTACGTCGAGAACACGCTGATCAATTCGCTGTTCGGCCTGCTGTGTTGGGAGGCGGTATTCCAGCCTCTCCCTGGCGCGTTCTTCCATCCGTTCCAACGCGGCCCGGCCGACCTGCACGCGCCGGACTTCCATGCCAGGCGCGGGGATGCCTTCGGCGCGCGGCTGGCGCGACTGGACGACGGCAGCTACAAGCGCGCCATCCTCGCGACCTTCGAAGCCAAGATGGGCATACAGTCGCCCTTCGTATTCTGGGGCGCGCTCGATCACGCTTTGCTGGCGCTGGCCCTGGATTGCATCCCGGTCGCGCACCTGAAGGCCTGGTTCACCCGCATCCTGCGGGACGTTGCGTCGAATACTTCGGGCCTGCCGGACCTGATCCGCTTCTTTCCGGCCCGCCATGCCTACGAGCTGGTGGAAGTGAAAGGGCCAGGGGACCGGCTGCAGGACAACCAGCGACGCTGGATGGCATACAACGCCGCGCATGGCGTGCCGGTGCGGGTGTGCCGGGTGCGGTGGCTCAGCCCACCTGCTTGA
- a CDS encoding ArsR/SmtB family transcription factor, which produces MRAYNHPSPEDFVLERIFHALSDPVRLEIVRHLSRVEEATCGELDGGRPKSSMSHHFRILREAGLVRTSVAGTVHQNTLRRAELNTRFPGLVDAILKQVG; this is translated from the coding sequence ATGCGCGCGTACAACCACCCCTCCCCGGAAGACTTCGTGCTGGAGCGTATCTTCCATGCCCTGAGCGATCCGGTGCGGCTGGAGATCGTCCGGCACCTGTCGCGCGTCGAGGAAGCCACCTGCGGCGAGCTCGACGGCGGCCGCCCGAAATCGAGCATGTCCCATCATTTCCGCATCCTGCGCGAAGCCGGCCTGGTGCGCACCAGCGTCGCCGGCACGGTGCACCAGAACACGCTCCGCCGGGCGGAGCTGAACACGCGCTTCCCTGGCCTGGTGGACGCGATACTCAAGCAGGTGGGCTGA